TTTGATGCCATAAACACTAAAGAGAGCCATGTTTTCGTAGACAAAGAAGGATGTGCTCACAGTTAACATCCAAGTGGCGTTCTCCACTTCCCGCGGATTGGATTTGACGTAGCGATGGTTAAAAGTGGAACCAGCGTGCATGTCAACTTTGTGATCATCCCTGAGATGGGCAACAAGAAAAGGGATATCCCCAACGATACCACACTCTGAACCAGCATAAGGACAACTGTAAGGTCTGAAGTTACAGAGAGACTCATGCTTTAGCTTGCTGTAGTAAGGGAATATCTCAGGGCATCCAAGATTGTAATACTTGCAAGGCAGCTCAAGCGACTCAGCAACTTTCTCAAGAGCTAAACATCTAATATCTCCAAGTTCTTGTCTACAAGTGGGACACCGGTTATGCACCCTCACTTTACAGGTCGAGCACAACGTGTGTCCATTATGGcactgcaacaacaacaacaagaaagagaaatacTTCTAGATCAAGAACTTCCAATTTAGCTCCATAGTATATGATACAAGCAACATTAATGCTCTGGATTCCAAAATGCTAATACACAAGTGTATTCAAATTAGCAAAGCACAGAACACATAAAAAGCTAAATCGTTTCATAAGCTCCAAAGCAAAGGTACACAAGACACAAGAAGAGAGCAACATCACTTCAAAAGAGAAATCAATAGTGAAGCAACAATCAAAATCCGattcagaaagaaaaacaaccaaaaagagTAAAAGTAAATTAACCTGATGGATAGGAGGGTACATAGAATAGGTACAGACAGGGCACTCAAGAAGCTCATAGATGCTAGTAGCCGGAGCAGTAGCAGTCGGGCCAACAATATTGGTAACAACGGCGGCAGCGGCGGCGTGAGTCTTGGTCGAAGAAAACTGGTAACTTTGGTGACCATTACCATTCTGATGGATCTCATTCCCGTTAGAAGAAACGCACTCCATACTCTCTGTCTCCATTACcccacaaaatcaaaaaagcCCTAAATTTTAGAAACCTAATTAGGTctattcctcttcttcttcttcgtcttcctcaatTTTCAAGAATCTcggaaaatgaaaaaaagttcCTTTCTTTCACCGCCGATTTtatcaaaaaagagaaagaacagtACTTTGCTTCCTTACCACTTTTGGGTATCTTTGAGAATGGATTCGTAAGACAAATCTGGAAAAACAaaacgagaaagagagaacaaaaagggaaagaagaaataatCTGAATCTTTTAAGGGCAATCTCAAATAaccctctctatctctctctctctctcactctctctctctatctctctctctctcgtcacCGTTTCTGCAAAAgctatgattttgtttttttcgttgGCCTCTTTGATCTCTGAaactgagagagagatagagagagaaagagaagaagatgagagatcaAATCTGAGCCGTTCAGATGGTAAGGTTCGCTTTAATTCGAATTTGAATCTGACGGTTGCAATCACACTATCTGcctatttcttttttcttcaaaaaggaaaaaattgtatttaacCCAACCAATAGGCTATAGCCATTTAGAGTAATTTACTAACTTGGTTTAAACTTCAAACTCAGTGCGGACGTAACCGATGATGTCCTTTCCACTAACGGAACCTTACTTTTACGGCAACGCCACATGGTATCTTTCCTATATTAATAGTTTTATAAGAAACGCTATCAAATGGTTCTATGGTCTAGCGGTTAGGACATTGGACTCTGAATCCAGTAACCCGAGTTCAATTCTCGGTAGAACCttcaattttgtcttttttttttttttttattcaagtttaatgcaaaataaaaaaaataaaaatcaaatgcaacttcttaacaaaaacGGCCACAACCCCACAGGTCGTCATTTATTAATTCCTACCAAGTGGAAACGACTTCTACACTCACACAAACAAAGATTTGGCGTCAACGTCAAAGTCTAGTTCAGTCCACAAAAAGCAGTGTGaaaaagagaagcaagagaGGTTTGGATCATTCTCCAGAGAAAACATTCAGTTTCAGTAGGTTGATGAATATCCGAAGCCGGCTTTTCTTCCCATAAGTGATGAAAGCATCATCTGTCCCATATGTGTTTCCGATCCATCAGACCATCCATACTTCTCAAGCAACTGCGCCAAGAAGTTACCAACTTCGTAAGATATCCCTGACACCGATACAGCTATTGTCGCGTACCCTAGAATGCTCTTCAGGTAGCTGCCTCTAGGGTACTTCACATGAGCTTTGGCTATGGCAAGCGTGACGATGCATAATAGAGATGCTCCGAAAACTGACACGATTTTGTAGTCGTTGTTGTGTTTTTCGCTGAATGAGAAATAGTAGACTAAAGGTGGGAGTATTCCGACGATTATGAATGTTAAGATTGCCACTGATGCGTGAAGTGTGAAATTCTGTCTTCGTCCAAGGAGTTGCTTATATCgaccttcctcttcttctcgaCCGTTAGTCTGGTTTGTTCTTATGGGTTCCTCCTCTCTAAGCTCTTGGAGCTGCAATACAAGTTTCTCTGTAAGTTTCTTGAAACTGCAGGTAACACGATTTCATACATGTGTACGAAAGGTTTTATTGATCACTCACATTATGAATGATGAGAATAAGGCCCCCAAACAAGTTTGCAAGCCCCAAGACCAATATGTTCACTGCAGCACAACAACACATATACATGTTGGGATCTAGTTCCGGCAGCACAAAATGTGTTCTGTGTTTCACAAATGGAAACGGATAGTTCAGGCTAAGCAGTACTTACACATTGATGCACCAGAACCAGCGGCAGATGATATAACACCAAGGCTCGTGATGGCTTCTATTAGACCTCCGTATACAATGCTTTTCAAGATTTCCACTTTAAGTCCTCCAACAACTCCTCGTCTCATTAACGGTTCCCTTAGAGACCCTTCTTCCAGTACATTCCCTGGTGTAACATCAATTTCAGGATTTGCTGGACGGGCACTAACTCCTCTGTCACCCGTGTCCATTACACCTAAGCAGACGCAGAAAGTTAGCAAGGTATGAATGAGAATGACTACACAATACCATACATTAAGATTTTAATCTTCAAACAAAGGAGAGACAGAAACcggttttattttatgtatttggtATTGAAGTTATGAATATGATTTTCCTCACGGCATTGTAAAGAGAAGAGAATTATAATTACCTGTTACTTTGGTCGGACTAATATCTGGTTTTCTTGTGTCAGAAGTGTCTTTTCCTTCAAACAGATGAGGGGCACCTTCTTCATGAAATGTGGTTTCTACTCTAAATCCGTCTGGTCCATTAGTCACTGTGTTTAGTATACTCATGCCATGAGATGGTTGAATCGGGGAGAGACGTCCTTTCTCTGATGTGTGGTTCCCGTCTGCAGGACTAGAACCATCATTGTCAATCATTTTCTGTGTTTGCTCCTCCGCCAAAGGAACCAGAAACTTCTGCCCGTCTCCAACAGTTGCTCCATTGTTGACAACTTTGCTTGTATCGTGTGAGTTTCCAACTGCCatcatattaagaaaataatgctGTAGTTTTTACAAGTCAAACGAGTAACGCAAAAGCTaaataagagaagaaggatGGCCATCacgttttatatttattaaaagttGCTTCTCAACGCCCTCCGTTAAAATCTCAAACTACAAGACAC
The sequence above is a segment of the Camelina sativa cultivar DH55 chromosome 10, Cs, whole genome shotgun sequence genome. Coding sequences within it:
- the LOC109124569 gene encoding E3 ubiquitin-protein ligase SINAT4-like — translated: METESMECVSSNGNEIHQNGNGHQSYQFSSTKTHAAAAAVVTNIVGPTATAPATSIYELLECPVCTYSMYPPIHQCHNGHTLCSTCKVRVHNRCPTCRQELGDIRCLALEKVAESLELPCKYYNLGCPEIFPYYSKLKHESLCNFRPYSCPYAGSECGIVGDIPFLVAHLRDDHKVDMHAGSTFNHRYVKSNPREVENATWMLTVFHCFGQYFCLHFEAFQLGMGPVYMAFLRFMGDEEDARSYSYSLEVGGSGRKLTWEGTPRSIRDSHRKVRDSNDGLIIQRNMALFFSGGDRKELKLRVTGKIWKEQHSPDSGICMPNLSSS